One genomic segment of Phyllopteryx taeniolatus isolate TA_2022b chromosome 12, UOR_Ptae_1.2, whole genome shotgun sequence includes these proteins:
- the slc12a8 gene encoding solute carrier family 12 member 8 isoform X3 — protein sequence MESLPVGWTVHACDQEGDGAGLLKGGNSGSTNPHEHDLFHEDAQGNTGVLLGMLLVSMVVLFALVTVMSGIGVCEYCGVGSGGVYSMISTVLGGRVGGTVGLLYVFGQCVAGAMYITGFSESVAELLGLQSEWAVRAMSAAVFLALLGINLAGVKWIVRLQLLLLAVLAVSTLDFVIGTFTHLDPAHGFIGYSVGLLSRNTLPDYSPGENFFTVFGVFFPAATGVMSGFNMSSDLQRAEHNIPLGTLTAVFTSWFLYLVFVFLLGAICTREALRYDFLIAEKVSLVGFLFLLGLYVSSLASCMGGLYGAPRILQCIAQERVIPALAFLRRGKGPNKTPVAAICLTSLLSMAFVFIGHVNVLAPIVTINFMLTYSFIDYSYFCVVMTFQLKNKDKSTQARSSQRRFTRQTSKPLIEVTAPEYGSGGESPQRKGTLIEFTKDMDRIFPSTSNGVSGPEKTLQGRSTRKETKKKLMDSFGLELSSSVFADEQAQPQEVPELGQTQACHGEKDPSSGPHCTVAGVKAEQQDLEIKPLPDSVYAKFSNHWIALIGALSSLLIMFVIQWVYALANIVVALLLFFYIGKTSPGLHKGVAARYSFVVWLKSTLNSIWRRRASPRDEIVVTPSLSGVGMKTKQLTEENADFASRNRYHRSSFIKRDEIVQPPHG from the exons ATGGAGTCCTTACCAGTGGGATGGACAGTGCACGCCTGTGATCAGGAGGGAGATGGAGCAGGCCTGCTGAAAGGGGGAAATTCAGGTAGCACAAACCCTCATGAGCATGATCTGTTCCATGAGGATGCCCAG GGCAACACAGGTGTGCTGCTCGGGATGCTTCTGGTGTCCATGGTGGTTCTATTTGCTTTGGTCACAGTGATGTCTGGGATTGGAGTGTGTGAGTACTGCGGGGTGGGCAGTGGAGGTGTGTACTCCATGATCTCCACAGTCCTTGGGGGCAGGGTGGGGGGCACTGTAGGCCTCCTCTATGTATTTGGACAG TGTGTCGCCGGAGCCATGTACATCACAGGCTTTTCTGAGTCGGTGGCAGAGCTGCTGGGTCTTCAGAGCGAGTGGGCAGTGCGAGCCATGTCAGCTGCAGTATTTCTTGCCCTTCTTGGAATCAACCTGGCAGGTGTCAAGTGGATTGTGCGACTCCAACTGCTGTTGCTGGCGGTGCTAGCCGTCTCCACCCTGGACTTTGTCATTGGCACCTTCACCCACCTTGACCCAG CACATGGTTTCATTGGTTATTCTGTTGGTCTGCTCAGCCGCAACACACTACCTGATTACAGCCCAGGAGAAAATTTCTTCACAGTCTTCGGGGTCTTTTTCCCTGCTGCTACAG gtgttaTGTCAGGCTTCAACATGAGCTCAGACCTGCAGCGGGCCGAACACAACATCCCTTTGGGAACACTGACAGCTGTTTTCACCTC GTGGTTCCTGTATCTGGTCTTTGTCTTCCTCCTTGGGGCCATATGTACGAGAGAAGCTCTGCGCTACGACTTCTTGATAGCAGAAAAG GTCTCCTTGGTGGGTTTCCTGTTTCTGCTGGGCCTCTACGTGTCCTCCCTGGCTTCCTGCATGGGCGGCCTTTACGGAGCGCCTAGGATCCTGCAGTGCATCGCCCAAGAGAGGGTCATCCCTGCACTGGCCTTTCTGAGAAGAGGG AAAGGCCCTAACAAGACTCCTGTGGCAGCGATCTGTCTGACCAGCCTGCTGAGCATGGCCTTTGTTTTCATCGGCCACGTCAACGTGCTGGCACCCATCGTCACCATCAACTTCATGCTCACCTACAGCTTTATTGATTACTCCTACTTCTGTGTGGTCATGACCTTCCAGTTGAAGAACAAAGACAAAAGCACCCAGGCCCGAAGCAGCCAGCGGAGATTCACCAGACAGACCTCCAAGCCTCTGATTGAGGTCACTGCTCCTGAATATGGCAGCGGAGGAGAAAGTCCACAGAGGAAAGGCACTTTGATCGAGTTCACAAAGGACATGGATCGGATCTTTCCTTCGACCTCCAATGGAGTTTCTGGACCTGAGAAAACCTTACAAGGAAGGAGCACAAGGAAGGAAACCAAGAAGAAGCTAATGGACAGTTTTGGCTTGGAGCTGAGCAGCAGCGTGTTTGCAGATGAGCAAGCTCAGCCTCAGGAAGTACCTGAATTGGGACAAACTCAAGCCTGTCATGGTGAAAAAGATCCATCTTCTGGGCCTCACTGCACAG TCGCTGGAGTTAAAGCAGAGCAGCAGGACTTAGAAATCAAACCCTTGCCCGATTCTGTCTATGCAAAGTTTAGCAACCACTGGATAGCTCTTATAGGT gCGTTGAGCTCCCTGTTGATCATGTTTGTTATTCAGTGGGTTTATGCACTAGCAAACATAGTCGTTGCCCTGCTGCTCTTCTTCTACATTGGTAAAACCAGCCCAGGACTACACAAAG GTGTGGCGGCTCGATATAGTTTTGTCGTGTGGCTCAAATCAACATTAAACAGCATTTggag GAGGAGGGCGTCTCCCAGAGATGAGATCGTAGTGACACCATCTCTGTCGGGGGTCGGCATGAAAACTAAGCAGCTGACGGAGGAAAATGCTGACTTTGCGTCTCGCAACCGCTACCACCGGTCATCGTTTATCAAGAGGGATGAGATAGTGCAACCGCCACATGGGTGA
- the slc12a8 gene encoding solute carrier family 12 member 8 isoform X4, protein MESLPVGWTVHACDQEGDGAGLLKGGNSGSTNPHEHDLFHEDAQQSSQPWWRIKIFVWEPLLFGTWDGVFTTCMINIFGVVLFLRTGYLVCVAGAMYITGFSESVAELLGLQSEWAVRAMSAAVFLALLGINLAGVKWIVRLQLLLLAVLAVSTLDFVIGTFTHLDPAHGFIGYSVGLLSRNTLPDYSPGENFFTVFGVFFPAATGVMSGFNMSSDLQRAEHNIPLGTLTAVFTSWFLYLVFVFLLGAICTREALRYDFLIAEKVSLVGFLFLLGLYVSSLASCMGGLYGAPRILQCIAQERVIPALAFLRRGKGPNKTPVAAICLTSLLSMAFVFIGHVNVLAPIVTINFMLTYSFIDYSYFCVVMTFQLKNKDKSTQARSSQRRFTRQTSKPLIEVTAPEYGSGGESPQRKGTLIEFTKDMDRIFPSTSNGVSGPEKTLQGRSTRKETKKKLMDSFGLELSSSVFADEQAQPQEVPELGQTQACHGEKDPSSGPHCTVAGVKAEQQDLEIKPLPDSVYAKFSNHWIALIGALSSLLIMFVIQWVYALANIVVALLLFFYIGKTSPGLHKGVAARYSFVVWLKSTLNSIWRRRASPRDEIVVTPSLSGVGMKTKQLTEENADFASRNRYHRSSFIKRDEIVQPPHG, encoded by the exons ATGGAGTCCTTACCAGTGGGATGGACAGTGCACGCCTGTGATCAGGAGGGAGATGGAGCAGGCCTGCTGAAAGGGGGAAATTCAGGTAGCACAAACCCTCATGAGCATGATCTGTTCCATGAGGATGCCCAG CAGTCCAGTCAGCCATGGTGGAGAATCAAAATCTTTGTGTGGGAGCCGCTTCTCTTTGGAACCTGGGATGGTGTCTTCACCACGTGCATGATTAACATCTTTGGTGTTGTCTTGTTCCTCCGTACTGGCTACTTAGTG TGTGTCGCCGGAGCCATGTACATCACAGGCTTTTCTGAGTCGGTGGCAGAGCTGCTGGGTCTTCAGAGCGAGTGGGCAGTGCGAGCCATGTCAGCTGCAGTATTTCTTGCCCTTCTTGGAATCAACCTGGCAGGTGTCAAGTGGATTGTGCGACTCCAACTGCTGTTGCTGGCGGTGCTAGCCGTCTCCACCCTGGACTTTGTCATTGGCACCTTCACCCACCTTGACCCAG CACATGGTTTCATTGGTTATTCTGTTGGTCTGCTCAGCCGCAACACACTACCTGATTACAGCCCAGGAGAAAATTTCTTCACAGTCTTCGGGGTCTTTTTCCCTGCTGCTACAG gtgttaTGTCAGGCTTCAACATGAGCTCAGACCTGCAGCGGGCCGAACACAACATCCCTTTGGGAACACTGACAGCTGTTTTCACCTC GTGGTTCCTGTATCTGGTCTTTGTCTTCCTCCTTGGGGCCATATGTACGAGAGAAGCTCTGCGCTACGACTTCTTGATAGCAGAAAAG GTCTCCTTGGTGGGTTTCCTGTTTCTGCTGGGCCTCTACGTGTCCTCCCTGGCTTCCTGCATGGGCGGCCTTTACGGAGCGCCTAGGATCCTGCAGTGCATCGCCCAAGAGAGGGTCATCCCTGCACTGGCCTTTCTGAGAAGAGGG AAAGGCCCTAACAAGACTCCTGTGGCAGCGATCTGTCTGACCAGCCTGCTGAGCATGGCCTTTGTTTTCATCGGCCACGTCAACGTGCTGGCACCCATCGTCACCATCAACTTCATGCTCACCTACAGCTTTATTGATTACTCCTACTTCTGTGTGGTCATGACCTTCCAGTTGAAGAACAAAGACAAAAGCACCCAGGCCCGAAGCAGCCAGCGGAGATTCACCAGACAGACCTCCAAGCCTCTGATTGAGGTCACTGCTCCTGAATATGGCAGCGGAGGAGAAAGTCCACAGAGGAAAGGCACTTTGATCGAGTTCACAAAGGACATGGATCGGATCTTTCCTTCGACCTCCAATGGAGTTTCTGGACCTGAGAAAACCTTACAAGGAAGGAGCACAAGGAAGGAAACCAAGAAGAAGCTAATGGACAGTTTTGGCTTGGAGCTGAGCAGCAGCGTGTTTGCAGATGAGCAAGCTCAGCCTCAGGAAGTACCTGAATTGGGACAAACTCAAGCCTGTCATGGTGAAAAAGATCCATCTTCTGGGCCTCACTGCACAG TCGCTGGAGTTAAAGCAGAGCAGCAGGACTTAGAAATCAAACCCTTGCCCGATTCTGTCTATGCAAAGTTTAGCAACCACTGGATAGCTCTTATAGGT gCGTTGAGCTCCCTGTTGATCATGTTTGTTATTCAGTGGGTTTATGCACTAGCAAACATAGTCGTTGCCCTGCTGCTCTTCTTCTACATTGGTAAAACCAGCCCAGGACTACACAAAG GTGTGGCGGCTCGATATAGTTTTGTCGTGTGGCTCAAATCAACATTAAACAGCATTTggag GAGGAGGGCGTCTCCCAGAGATGAGATCGTAGTGACACCATCTCTGTCGGGGGTCGGCATGAAAACTAAGCAGCTGACGGAGGAAAATGCTGACTTTGCGTCTCGCAACCGCTACCACCGGTCATCGTTTATCAAGAGGGATGAGATAGTGCAACCGCCACATGGGTGA
- the slc12a8 gene encoding solute carrier family 12 member 8 isoform X5, translated as MESLPVGWTVHACDQEGDGAGLLKGGNSGSTNPHEHDLFHEDAQQSSQPWWRIKIFVWEPLLFGTWDGVFTTCMINIFGVVLFLRTGYLVGNTGVLLGMLLVSMVVLFALVTVMSGIGVCEYCGVGSGGVYSMISTVLGGRVGGTVGLLYVFGQCVAGAMYITGFSESVAELLGLQSEWAVRAMSAAVFLALLGINLAGVKWIVRLQLLLLAVLAVSTLDFVIGTFTHLDPAHGFIGYSVGLLSRNTLPDYSPGENFFTVFGVFFPAATGVMSGFNMSSDLQRAEHNIPLGTLTAVFTSWFLYLVFVFLLGAICTREALRYDFLIAEKVSLVGFLFLLGLYVSSLASCMGGLYGAPRILQCIAQERVIPALAFLRRGKGPNKTPVAAICLTSLLSMAFVFIGHVNVLAPIVTINFMLTYSFIDYSYFCVVMTFQLKNKDKSTQARSSQRRFTRQTSKPLIEVTAPEYGSGGESPQRKGTLIEFTKDMDRIFPSTSNGVSGPEKTLQGRSTRKETKKKLMDSFGLELSSSVFADEQAQPQEVPELGQTQACHGEKDPSSGPHCTVAGVKAEQQDLEIKPLPDSVYAKFSNHWIALIGALSSLLIMFVIQWVYALANIVVALLLFFYIGKTSPGLHKGGGRLPEMRS; from the exons ATGGAGTCCTTACCAGTGGGATGGACAGTGCACGCCTGTGATCAGGAGGGAGATGGAGCAGGCCTGCTGAAAGGGGGAAATTCAGGTAGCACAAACCCTCATGAGCATGATCTGTTCCATGAGGATGCCCAG CAGTCCAGTCAGCCATGGTGGAGAATCAAAATCTTTGTGTGGGAGCCGCTTCTCTTTGGAACCTGGGATGGTGTCTTCACCACGTGCATGATTAACATCTTTGGTGTTGTCTTGTTCCTCCGTACTGGCTACTTAGTG GGCAACACAGGTGTGCTGCTCGGGATGCTTCTGGTGTCCATGGTGGTTCTATTTGCTTTGGTCACAGTGATGTCTGGGATTGGAGTGTGTGAGTACTGCGGGGTGGGCAGTGGAGGTGTGTACTCCATGATCTCCACAGTCCTTGGGGGCAGGGTGGGGGGCACTGTAGGCCTCCTCTATGTATTTGGACAG TGTGTCGCCGGAGCCATGTACATCACAGGCTTTTCTGAGTCGGTGGCAGAGCTGCTGGGTCTTCAGAGCGAGTGGGCAGTGCGAGCCATGTCAGCTGCAGTATTTCTTGCCCTTCTTGGAATCAACCTGGCAGGTGTCAAGTGGATTGTGCGACTCCAACTGCTGTTGCTGGCGGTGCTAGCCGTCTCCACCCTGGACTTTGTCATTGGCACCTTCACCCACCTTGACCCAG CACATGGTTTCATTGGTTATTCTGTTGGTCTGCTCAGCCGCAACACACTACCTGATTACAGCCCAGGAGAAAATTTCTTCACAGTCTTCGGGGTCTTTTTCCCTGCTGCTACAG gtgttaTGTCAGGCTTCAACATGAGCTCAGACCTGCAGCGGGCCGAACACAACATCCCTTTGGGAACACTGACAGCTGTTTTCACCTC GTGGTTCCTGTATCTGGTCTTTGTCTTCCTCCTTGGGGCCATATGTACGAGAGAAGCTCTGCGCTACGACTTCTTGATAGCAGAAAAG GTCTCCTTGGTGGGTTTCCTGTTTCTGCTGGGCCTCTACGTGTCCTCCCTGGCTTCCTGCATGGGCGGCCTTTACGGAGCGCCTAGGATCCTGCAGTGCATCGCCCAAGAGAGGGTCATCCCTGCACTGGCCTTTCTGAGAAGAGGG AAAGGCCCTAACAAGACTCCTGTGGCAGCGATCTGTCTGACCAGCCTGCTGAGCATGGCCTTTGTTTTCATCGGCCACGTCAACGTGCTGGCACCCATCGTCACCATCAACTTCATGCTCACCTACAGCTTTATTGATTACTCCTACTTCTGTGTGGTCATGACCTTCCAGTTGAAGAACAAAGACAAAAGCACCCAGGCCCGAAGCAGCCAGCGGAGATTCACCAGACAGACCTCCAAGCCTCTGATTGAGGTCACTGCTCCTGAATATGGCAGCGGAGGAGAAAGTCCACAGAGGAAAGGCACTTTGATCGAGTTCACAAAGGACATGGATCGGATCTTTCCTTCGACCTCCAATGGAGTTTCTGGACCTGAGAAAACCTTACAAGGAAGGAGCACAAGGAAGGAAACCAAGAAGAAGCTAATGGACAGTTTTGGCTTGGAGCTGAGCAGCAGCGTGTTTGCAGATGAGCAAGCTCAGCCTCAGGAAGTACCTGAATTGGGACAAACTCAAGCCTGTCATGGTGAAAAAGATCCATCTTCTGGGCCTCACTGCACAG TCGCTGGAGTTAAAGCAGAGCAGCAGGACTTAGAAATCAAACCCTTGCCCGATTCTGTCTATGCAAAGTTTAGCAACCACTGGATAGCTCTTATAGGT gCGTTGAGCTCCCTGTTGATCATGTTTGTTATTCAGTGGGTTTATGCACTAGCAAACATAGTCGTTGCCCTGCTGCTCTTCTTCTACATTGGTAAAACCAGCCCAGGACTACACAAAG GAGGAGGGCGTCTCCCAGAGATGAGATCGTAG
- the slc12a8 gene encoding solute carrier family 12 member 8 isoform X2 — MESLPVGWTVHACDQEGDGAGLLKGGNSGSTNPHEHDLFHEDAQSSQPWWRIKIFVWEPLLFGTWDGVFTTCMINIFGVVLFLRTGYLVGNTGVLLGMLLVSMVVLFALVTVMSGIGVCEYCGVGSGGVYSMISTVLGGRVGGTVGLLYVFGQCVAGAMYITGFSESVAELLGLQSEWAVRAMSAAVFLALLGINLAGVKWIVRLQLLLLAVLAVSTLDFVIGTFTHLDPAHGFIGYSVGLLSRNTLPDYSPGENFFTVFGVFFPAATGVMSGFNMSSDLQRAEHNIPLGTLTAVFTSWFLYLVFVFLLGAICTREALRYDFLIAEKVSLVGFLFLLGLYVSSLASCMGGLYGAPRILQCIAQERVIPALAFLRRGKGPNKTPVAAICLTSLLSMAFVFIGHVNVLAPIVTINFMLTYSFIDYSYFCVVMTFQLKNKDKSTQARSSQRRFTRQTSKPLIEVTAPEYGSGGESPQRKGTLIEFTKDMDRIFPSTSNGVSGPEKTLQGRSTRKETKKKLMDSFGLELSSSVFADEQAQPQEVPELGQTQACHGEKDPSSGPHCTVAGVKAEQQDLEIKPLPDSVYAKFSNHWIALIGALSSLLIMFVIQWVYALANIVVALLLFFYIGKTSPGLHKGVAARYSFVVWLKSTLNSIWRRRASPRDEIVVTPSLSGVGMKTKQLTEENADFASRNRYHRSSFIKRDEIVQPPHG; from the exons ATGGAGTCCTTACCAGTGGGATGGACAGTGCACGCCTGTGATCAGGAGGGAGATGGAGCAGGCCTGCTGAAAGGGGGAAATTCAGGTAGCACAAACCCTCATGAGCATGATCTGTTCCATGAGGATGCCCAG TCCAGTCAGCCATGGTGGAGAATCAAAATCTTTGTGTGGGAGCCGCTTCTCTTTGGAACCTGGGATGGTGTCTTCACCACGTGCATGATTAACATCTTTGGTGTTGTCTTGTTCCTCCGTACTGGCTACTTAGTG GGCAACACAGGTGTGCTGCTCGGGATGCTTCTGGTGTCCATGGTGGTTCTATTTGCTTTGGTCACAGTGATGTCTGGGATTGGAGTGTGTGAGTACTGCGGGGTGGGCAGTGGAGGTGTGTACTCCATGATCTCCACAGTCCTTGGGGGCAGGGTGGGGGGCACTGTAGGCCTCCTCTATGTATTTGGACAG TGTGTCGCCGGAGCCATGTACATCACAGGCTTTTCTGAGTCGGTGGCAGAGCTGCTGGGTCTTCAGAGCGAGTGGGCAGTGCGAGCCATGTCAGCTGCAGTATTTCTTGCCCTTCTTGGAATCAACCTGGCAGGTGTCAAGTGGATTGTGCGACTCCAACTGCTGTTGCTGGCGGTGCTAGCCGTCTCCACCCTGGACTTTGTCATTGGCACCTTCACCCACCTTGACCCAG CACATGGTTTCATTGGTTATTCTGTTGGTCTGCTCAGCCGCAACACACTACCTGATTACAGCCCAGGAGAAAATTTCTTCACAGTCTTCGGGGTCTTTTTCCCTGCTGCTACAG gtgttaTGTCAGGCTTCAACATGAGCTCAGACCTGCAGCGGGCCGAACACAACATCCCTTTGGGAACACTGACAGCTGTTTTCACCTC GTGGTTCCTGTATCTGGTCTTTGTCTTCCTCCTTGGGGCCATATGTACGAGAGAAGCTCTGCGCTACGACTTCTTGATAGCAGAAAAG GTCTCCTTGGTGGGTTTCCTGTTTCTGCTGGGCCTCTACGTGTCCTCCCTGGCTTCCTGCATGGGCGGCCTTTACGGAGCGCCTAGGATCCTGCAGTGCATCGCCCAAGAGAGGGTCATCCCTGCACTGGCCTTTCTGAGAAGAGGG AAAGGCCCTAACAAGACTCCTGTGGCAGCGATCTGTCTGACCAGCCTGCTGAGCATGGCCTTTGTTTTCATCGGCCACGTCAACGTGCTGGCACCCATCGTCACCATCAACTTCATGCTCACCTACAGCTTTATTGATTACTCCTACTTCTGTGTGGTCATGACCTTCCAGTTGAAGAACAAAGACAAAAGCACCCAGGCCCGAAGCAGCCAGCGGAGATTCACCAGACAGACCTCCAAGCCTCTGATTGAGGTCACTGCTCCTGAATATGGCAGCGGAGGAGAAAGTCCACAGAGGAAAGGCACTTTGATCGAGTTCACAAAGGACATGGATCGGATCTTTCCTTCGACCTCCAATGGAGTTTCTGGACCTGAGAAAACCTTACAAGGAAGGAGCACAAGGAAGGAAACCAAGAAGAAGCTAATGGACAGTTTTGGCTTGGAGCTGAGCAGCAGCGTGTTTGCAGATGAGCAAGCTCAGCCTCAGGAAGTACCTGAATTGGGACAAACTCAAGCCTGTCATGGTGAAAAAGATCCATCTTCTGGGCCTCACTGCACAG TCGCTGGAGTTAAAGCAGAGCAGCAGGACTTAGAAATCAAACCCTTGCCCGATTCTGTCTATGCAAAGTTTAGCAACCACTGGATAGCTCTTATAGGT gCGTTGAGCTCCCTGTTGATCATGTTTGTTATTCAGTGGGTTTATGCACTAGCAAACATAGTCGTTGCCCTGCTGCTCTTCTTCTACATTGGTAAAACCAGCCCAGGACTACACAAAG GTGTGGCGGCTCGATATAGTTTTGTCGTGTGGCTCAAATCAACATTAAACAGCATTTggag GAGGAGGGCGTCTCCCAGAGATGAGATCGTAGTGACACCATCTCTGTCGGGGGTCGGCATGAAAACTAAGCAGCTGACGGAGGAAAATGCTGACTTTGCGTCTCGCAACCGCTACCACCGGTCATCGTTTATCAAGAGGGATGAGATAGTGCAACCGCCACATGGGTGA
- the slc12a8 gene encoding solute carrier family 12 member 8 isoform X1, with translation MESLPVGWTVHACDQEGDGAGLLKGGNSGSTNPHEHDLFHEDAQQSSQPWWRIKIFVWEPLLFGTWDGVFTTCMINIFGVVLFLRTGYLVGNTGVLLGMLLVSMVVLFALVTVMSGIGVCEYCGVGSGGVYSMISTVLGGRVGGTVGLLYVFGQCVAGAMYITGFSESVAELLGLQSEWAVRAMSAAVFLALLGINLAGVKWIVRLQLLLLAVLAVSTLDFVIGTFTHLDPAHGFIGYSVGLLSRNTLPDYSPGENFFTVFGVFFPAATGVMSGFNMSSDLQRAEHNIPLGTLTAVFTSWFLYLVFVFLLGAICTREALRYDFLIAEKVSLVGFLFLLGLYVSSLASCMGGLYGAPRILQCIAQERVIPALAFLRRGKGPNKTPVAAICLTSLLSMAFVFIGHVNVLAPIVTINFMLTYSFIDYSYFCVVMTFQLKNKDKSTQARSSQRRFTRQTSKPLIEVTAPEYGSGGESPQRKGTLIEFTKDMDRIFPSTSNGVSGPEKTLQGRSTRKETKKKLMDSFGLELSSSVFADEQAQPQEVPELGQTQACHGEKDPSSGPHCTVAGVKAEQQDLEIKPLPDSVYAKFSNHWIALIGALSSLLIMFVIQWVYALANIVVALLLFFYIGKTSPGLHKGVAARYSFVVWLKSTLNSIWRRRASPRDEIVVTPSLSGVGMKTKQLTEENADFASRNRYHRSSFIKRDEIVQPPHG, from the exons ATGGAGTCCTTACCAGTGGGATGGACAGTGCACGCCTGTGATCAGGAGGGAGATGGAGCAGGCCTGCTGAAAGGGGGAAATTCAGGTAGCACAAACCCTCATGAGCATGATCTGTTCCATGAGGATGCCCAG CAGTCCAGTCAGCCATGGTGGAGAATCAAAATCTTTGTGTGGGAGCCGCTTCTCTTTGGAACCTGGGATGGTGTCTTCACCACGTGCATGATTAACATCTTTGGTGTTGTCTTGTTCCTCCGTACTGGCTACTTAGTG GGCAACACAGGTGTGCTGCTCGGGATGCTTCTGGTGTCCATGGTGGTTCTATTTGCTTTGGTCACAGTGATGTCTGGGATTGGAGTGTGTGAGTACTGCGGGGTGGGCAGTGGAGGTGTGTACTCCATGATCTCCACAGTCCTTGGGGGCAGGGTGGGGGGCACTGTAGGCCTCCTCTATGTATTTGGACAG TGTGTCGCCGGAGCCATGTACATCACAGGCTTTTCTGAGTCGGTGGCAGAGCTGCTGGGTCTTCAGAGCGAGTGGGCAGTGCGAGCCATGTCAGCTGCAGTATTTCTTGCCCTTCTTGGAATCAACCTGGCAGGTGTCAAGTGGATTGTGCGACTCCAACTGCTGTTGCTGGCGGTGCTAGCCGTCTCCACCCTGGACTTTGTCATTGGCACCTTCACCCACCTTGACCCAG CACATGGTTTCATTGGTTATTCTGTTGGTCTGCTCAGCCGCAACACACTACCTGATTACAGCCCAGGAGAAAATTTCTTCACAGTCTTCGGGGTCTTTTTCCCTGCTGCTACAG gtgttaTGTCAGGCTTCAACATGAGCTCAGACCTGCAGCGGGCCGAACACAACATCCCTTTGGGAACACTGACAGCTGTTTTCACCTC GTGGTTCCTGTATCTGGTCTTTGTCTTCCTCCTTGGGGCCATATGTACGAGAGAAGCTCTGCGCTACGACTTCTTGATAGCAGAAAAG GTCTCCTTGGTGGGTTTCCTGTTTCTGCTGGGCCTCTACGTGTCCTCCCTGGCTTCCTGCATGGGCGGCCTTTACGGAGCGCCTAGGATCCTGCAGTGCATCGCCCAAGAGAGGGTCATCCCTGCACTGGCCTTTCTGAGAAGAGGG AAAGGCCCTAACAAGACTCCTGTGGCAGCGATCTGTCTGACCAGCCTGCTGAGCATGGCCTTTGTTTTCATCGGCCACGTCAACGTGCTGGCACCCATCGTCACCATCAACTTCATGCTCACCTACAGCTTTATTGATTACTCCTACTTCTGTGTGGTCATGACCTTCCAGTTGAAGAACAAAGACAAAAGCACCCAGGCCCGAAGCAGCCAGCGGAGATTCACCAGACAGACCTCCAAGCCTCTGATTGAGGTCACTGCTCCTGAATATGGCAGCGGAGGAGAAAGTCCACAGAGGAAAGGCACTTTGATCGAGTTCACAAAGGACATGGATCGGATCTTTCCTTCGACCTCCAATGGAGTTTCTGGACCTGAGAAAACCTTACAAGGAAGGAGCACAAGGAAGGAAACCAAGAAGAAGCTAATGGACAGTTTTGGCTTGGAGCTGAGCAGCAGCGTGTTTGCAGATGAGCAAGCTCAGCCTCAGGAAGTACCTGAATTGGGACAAACTCAAGCCTGTCATGGTGAAAAAGATCCATCTTCTGGGCCTCACTGCACAG TCGCTGGAGTTAAAGCAGAGCAGCAGGACTTAGAAATCAAACCCTTGCCCGATTCTGTCTATGCAAAGTTTAGCAACCACTGGATAGCTCTTATAGGT gCGTTGAGCTCCCTGTTGATCATGTTTGTTATTCAGTGGGTTTATGCACTAGCAAACATAGTCGTTGCCCTGCTGCTCTTCTTCTACATTGGTAAAACCAGCCCAGGACTACACAAAG GTGTGGCGGCTCGATATAGTTTTGTCGTGTGGCTCAAATCAACATTAAACAGCATTTggag GAGGAGGGCGTCTCCCAGAGATGAGATCGTAGTGACACCATCTCTGTCGGGGGTCGGCATGAAAACTAAGCAGCTGACGGAGGAAAATGCTGACTTTGCGTCTCGCAACCGCTACCACCGGTCATCGTTTATCAAGAGGGATGAGATAGTGCAACCGCCACATGGGTGA